One Bufo gargarizans isolate SCDJY-AF-19 chromosome 4, ASM1485885v1, whole genome shotgun sequence DNA window includes the following coding sequences:
- the CRIPT gene encoding cysteine-rich PDZ-binding protein, whose translation MVCDNCEKKLGTVITPDTWKAGARNTTESGGRKLNENKALTSKKARFDPYGKNRFAICRICKSSVHQPGSHYCQGCAYKKGICAMCGKKVLDTKNYKQTSV comes from the exons ATGGTGTGCGACAATT GCGAGAAGAAGCTGGGCACAGTCATCACCCCAGATACATGGAAGGCAGGGGCCAGGAATACCACAG AAAGCGGAGGCCGAAAACTGAATGAAAACAAAGCCTTGACATCGAAGAAAGCGAG GTTTGACCCATATGGAAAAAATCGATTTGCAATATGTCGTATCTGCAAAAGTTCTGTTCATCAGCCAGGATCTCACTATTGCCAAGGATGTGCTTATAAGAAGG GGATCTGTGCAATGTGCGGGAAGAAAGTCCTGGATACCAAGAATTATAAGCAAACCTCTGTATAA